A single genomic interval of Gossypium raimondii isolate GPD5lz chromosome 11, ASM2569854v1, whole genome shotgun sequence harbors:
- the LOC105761156 gene encoding chloride channel protein CLC-f isoform X1, with protein MMRGESSDQMHLLRSNIHKHENGDELESPLPNKNNTGVVDLLKHSRLDKGFSSRRLSFKRLDRYRDRDNHHDHDHHGTYLVDGSDELGDGAPPEWALLLIGCLLGLASGLLVAAFNKGVHVIHEWAWAGTPNEGAAWLRSQKLADTWHRILLIPVAGGVIVGMMHGLLEVLSQIRQSSSSQQQGFDLVAGVFPTIKAIQAAVTLGTGCSLGPEGPSVDIGKSCANGFSLTMENNRERRIALVAAGAASGISSGFNAAVAGCVFAIETVLRPLRAENSPPFTTAMIILASVISSTVSSALLGTEPAFTVPSYDLKSAAELPLYLILGMLCGIVSVVFTRLVSWFTKAFEFIKEKYGLPSVICPALGGLGAGMIALKYPGILYWGFTNVNEILHTGKTLSAPGIWLLTQLAAAKVVATALCKGSGLVGGLYAPSLMMGAAVGAVFGGSAAKLTNSAIPGIAAVAQPQAYALVGMAATLASVCSVPLTSVLLLFELTKDYRILLPLMGAVGLAIWVPSVANQNKETEISITRNLGRGYSSLYAAEELSDIEKAANHDVIDEDLLLEDLGVSEAMSKKYLKVSMAVTVKEAMKCMHDSHQNCALVVDKDDLLEGILTYGDIRRYLSKKQSDVSIDDSTALDVNTCVVSSVCTRGISYRGQERALLICYPETNLAIAKVLMEAKEIKQLPVVKSSGEPRQGRKRRIVGVLYYESIWNCLREEINHRKSVHQQRKENNVEEVVNSH; from the exons ATGATGAGAGGAGAATCTAGCGATCAAATGCATCTACTCAGATCCAACATTCATAAACATGAAAATGGAGATGAGTTGGAATCTCCATTGCCCAACAAAAACAACACTGGCGTCGTTGATCTCTTAAAGCATTCACGTTTGGACAAGGGTTTTTCCAGCAGGCGCCTCAGTTTCAAGCGACTCGATAGGTATAGAGATAGAGATAATCATCATGATCATGATCATCACGGTACTTACCTGGTGGATGGCTCTGATGAACTGGGAGATGGTGCCCCTCCTGAATGGGCTTTGCTGCTTATCGGTTGCTTGCTTGGACTGGCTTCCGGTCTCTTAGTTGCCGCATTCAATAAAGGA GTTCATGTCATACATGAATGGGCATGGGCTGGGACTCCAAATGAGGGTGCAGCATGGCTTCGTTCACAGAAACTGGCTGACACTTGGCATCGAATCCTTTTGATACCAGTCGCTGGAGGAGTCATTGTTGGAATGATGCATGGTTTACTTGAGGTATTGTCCCAAATAAGGCAATCCAGTTCTTCACAACAACAAGGTTTTGATTTGGTTGCTGGGGTTTTCCCTACAATAAAGGCTATCCAGGCTGCCGTAACTTTAGGCACTGGATGTTCTTTGGGTCCTGAAGGCCCTAGTGTAGACATTGGAAAATCATGTGCCAATGGATTCTCATTAACGATGGAAAACAACAGAGAAAGGAGGATTGCACTTGTGGCAGCTGGAGCAGCATCTGGGATTTCTTCAG GTTTTAATGCTGCTGTTGCTGGTTGCGTCTTTGCTATTGAGACTGTGTTAAGGCCTCTTCGTGCTGAAAACTCCCCTCCATTTACAACTGCGATGATAATTTTGGCCTCGGTAATCTCATCTACAGTATCAAGTGCTTTACTTGGGACAGAACCAGCTTTCACTGTGCCATCATATGATTTGAAATCTGCTGCTG AGCTACCATTATACCTGATTTTGGGAATGTTATGTGGCATTGTAAGTGTAGTATTCACTCGTTTGGTTTCTTGGTTCACAAAGGCATTTGAGTTTATCAAGGAGAAATACGGACTTCCTTCTGTAATCTGTCCTGCTTTAGGTGGTTTAGGAGCTGGAATGATAGCTCTTAAGTATCCTGGAATACTGTACTGGGGCTTTACAAATGTCAATGAAATCCTGCATACTGGGAAGACTTTATCAGCTCCTGGAATCTGGTTGCTAACCCAACTAGCAGCAGCCAAAGTTGTTGCCACTGCTTTGTGTAAGGGTTCTGGACTTGTAGGTGGCCTTTACGCACCAAGTTTGATGATGGGTGCTGCGGTTGGTGCTGTGTTTGGAGGTTCAGCTGCTAAACTTACAAATTCAGCTATTCCTGGAATTGCTGCTGTTGCACAGCCTCAAGCATATGCACTG GTTGGAATGGCTGCCACATTAGCTTCAGTTTGTTCAGTGCCCCTAACTTCAGTTCTGCTGCTCTTTGAGCTGACAAAAGATTACAGGATATTACTTCCTCTCATG GGGGCTGTCGGATTAGCAATATGGGTTCCTTCTGTGGCTAACCAGAACAAGGAGACTGAAATATCTATTACAAGGAATTTAGGTAGAGGTTATTCTTCCCTTTATGCTGCTGAGGAACTTTCTGACATAGAAAAGGCTGCTAACCACGATGTAATAGACGAAGATCTGCTTCTCGAAGATCTGGGG GTTTCCGAGGCCATGTCAAAGAAGTATTTAAAGGTATCAATGGCTGTTACTGTAAAAGAAGCAATGAAATGCATGCATGACAGCCACCAGAATTGTGCACTTGTGGTTGATAAAGATGATCTTCTGGAGGGGATTCTCACATATGGTGATATTAGACGGTATCTGTCCAAGAAGCAAAGTGATGTCTCCATCGATGATTCAACAGCTCTGGAT GTGAATACATGTGTTGTTTCCTCTGTCTGCACTCGAGGGATAAGCTACCGAGGGCAAGAGCGTGCACTTTTAATATGTTATCCAGAAACCAACTTGGCCATTGCCAAGGTGTTGATGGAGGCCAAGGAGATAAAGCAATTGCCAGTGGTGAAATCTAGTGGGGAACCCCGCCAAGGAAGGAAGCGAAGAATCGTTGGTGTTCTTTATTACGAATCAATATGGAACTGCCTTAG AGAAGAGATAAATCATAGGAAATCAGTGCATCAGCAAAGGAAAGAGAATAATGTGGAGGAGGTGGTGAATAGCCATtag
- the LOC105761156 gene encoding chloride channel protein CLC-f isoform X2 — translation MMRGESSDQMHLLRSNIHKHENGDELESPLPNKNNTGVVDLLKHSRLDKGFSSRRLSFKRLDRYRDRDNHHDHDHHGTYLVDGSDELGDGAPPEWALLLIGCLLGLASGLLVAAFNKGVHVIHEWAWAGTPNEGAAWLRSQKLADTWHRILLIPVAGGVIVGMMHGLLEVLSQIRQSSSSQQQGFDLVAGVFPTIKAIQAAVTLGTGCSLGPEGPSVDIGKSCANGFSLTMENNRERRIALVAAGAASGISSGFNAAVAGCVFAIETVLRPLRAENSPPFTTAMIILASVISSTVSSALLGTEPAFTVPSYDLKSAAELPLYLILGMLCGIVSVVFTRLVSWFTKAFEFIKEKYGLPSVICPALGGLGAGMIALKYPGILYWGFTNVNEILHTGKTLSAPGIWLLTQLAAAKVVATALCKGSGLVGGLYAPSLMMGAAVGAVFGGSAAKLTNSAIPGIAAVAQPQAYALVGMAATLASVCSVPLTSVLLLFELTKDYRILLPLMVSEAMSKKYLKVSMAVTVKEAMKCMHDSHQNCALVVDKDDLLEGILTYGDIRRYLSKKQSDVSIDDSTALDVNTCVVSSVCTRGISYRGQERALLICYPETNLAIAKVLMEAKEIKQLPVVKSSGEPRQGRKRRIVGVLYYESIWNCLREEINHRKSVHQQRKENNVEEVVNSH, via the exons ATGATGAGAGGAGAATCTAGCGATCAAATGCATCTACTCAGATCCAACATTCATAAACATGAAAATGGAGATGAGTTGGAATCTCCATTGCCCAACAAAAACAACACTGGCGTCGTTGATCTCTTAAAGCATTCACGTTTGGACAAGGGTTTTTCCAGCAGGCGCCTCAGTTTCAAGCGACTCGATAGGTATAGAGATAGAGATAATCATCATGATCATGATCATCACGGTACTTACCTGGTGGATGGCTCTGATGAACTGGGAGATGGTGCCCCTCCTGAATGGGCTTTGCTGCTTATCGGTTGCTTGCTTGGACTGGCTTCCGGTCTCTTAGTTGCCGCATTCAATAAAGGA GTTCATGTCATACATGAATGGGCATGGGCTGGGACTCCAAATGAGGGTGCAGCATGGCTTCGTTCACAGAAACTGGCTGACACTTGGCATCGAATCCTTTTGATACCAGTCGCTGGAGGAGTCATTGTTGGAATGATGCATGGTTTACTTGAGGTATTGTCCCAAATAAGGCAATCCAGTTCTTCACAACAACAAGGTTTTGATTTGGTTGCTGGGGTTTTCCCTACAATAAAGGCTATCCAGGCTGCCGTAACTTTAGGCACTGGATGTTCTTTGGGTCCTGAAGGCCCTAGTGTAGACATTGGAAAATCATGTGCCAATGGATTCTCATTAACGATGGAAAACAACAGAGAAAGGAGGATTGCACTTGTGGCAGCTGGAGCAGCATCTGGGATTTCTTCAG GTTTTAATGCTGCTGTTGCTGGTTGCGTCTTTGCTATTGAGACTGTGTTAAGGCCTCTTCGTGCTGAAAACTCCCCTCCATTTACAACTGCGATGATAATTTTGGCCTCGGTAATCTCATCTACAGTATCAAGTGCTTTACTTGGGACAGAACCAGCTTTCACTGTGCCATCATATGATTTGAAATCTGCTGCTG AGCTACCATTATACCTGATTTTGGGAATGTTATGTGGCATTGTAAGTGTAGTATTCACTCGTTTGGTTTCTTGGTTCACAAAGGCATTTGAGTTTATCAAGGAGAAATACGGACTTCCTTCTGTAATCTGTCCTGCTTTAGGTGGTTTAGGAGCTGGAATGATAGCTCTTAAGTATCCTGGAATACTGTACTGGGGCTTTACAAATGTCAATGAAATCCTGCATACTGGGAAGACTTTATCAGCTCCTGGAATCTGGTTGCTAACCCAACTAGCAGCAGCCAAAGTTGTTGCCACTGCTTTGTGTAAGGGTTCTGGACTTGTAGGTGGCCTTTACGCACCAAGTTTGATGATGGGTGCTGCGGTTGGTGCTGTGTTTGGAGGTTCAGCTGCTAAACTTACAAATTCAGCTATTCCTGGAATTGCTGCTGTTGCACAGCCTCAAGCATATGCACTG GTTGGAATGGCTGCCACATTAGCTTCAGTTTGTTCAGTGCCCCTAACTTCAGTTCTGCTGCTCTTTGAGCTGACAAAAGATTACAGGATATTACTTCCTCTCATG GTTTCCGAGGCCATGTCAAAGAAGTATTTAAAGGTATCAATGGCTGTTACTGTAAAAGAAGCAATGAAATGCATGCATGACAGCCACCAGAATTGTGCACTTGTGGTTGATAAAGATGATCTTCTGGAGGGGATTCTCACATATGGTGATATTAGACGGTATCTGTCCAAGAAGCAAAGTGATGTCTCCATCGATGATTCAACAGCTCTGGAT GTGAATACATGTGTTGTTTCCTCTGTCTGCACTCGAGGGATAAGCTACCGAGGGCAAGAGCGTGCACTTTTAATATGTTATCCAGAAACCAACTTGGCCATTGCCAAGGTGTTGATGGAGGCCAAGGAGATAAAGCAATTGCCAGTGGTGAAATCTAGTGGGGAACCCCGCCAAGGAAGGAAGCGAAGAATCGTTGGTGTTCTTTATTACGAATCAATATGGAACTGCCTTAG AGAAGAGATAAATCATAGGAAATCAGTGCATCAGCAAAGGAAAGAGAATAATGTGGAGGAGGTGGTGAATAGCCATtag
- the LOC105761153 gene encoding uncharacterized protein LOC105761153: MGDLVPIYLVILAFFCTAGAIALAVLHIYRHLLNYTEPIFQRYIVRIIFMVPIYALMSFLSLVLPRSSIYFNSIREGYEAWVIYNFLSLCLAWVGGPGAVVLSLSGRVLKPSWYLMTCCLPPMPLDGRFIRRCKQGCLQFVILKPILVAVTLVLYAKGKYKDGNFSPSQAYLYLTIIYTISYTVALYALVLFYMACRDLLQPFNPVPKFIIIKSVVFLTYWQGVLFFLAAKSGFIKDADEAAQFQNFIICVEMLLAALGHLYAFPYKEYAGANIGMSRGFTRSLAHALMLNDFYHDTVHQFAPTYHDYVLYNHNDGDEGTRKYRSRTFVPTGPEMDAARRNKHMIGNKLEDIQLSSLPSYGTSAPQNPSSVPDSTSGDLTKSSLLVDHSNSYSAPYDMSLIDMDLSSYPSKVPAAKDTEPR; encoded by the exons ATGGGTGATTTAGTGCCTATTTACCTCGTCATCCTCGCTTTTTTTTGTACTGCTGGAGCCATTGCGTTGGCCGTTCTTCATATCTACAGGCATCTTTTGAATTACACCGAACCTATTTTTCAGAGATACATCGTCCGCATCATCTTCATGGTTCCG ATTTATGCCTTGATGTCTTTCTTGTCCCTTGTTCTACCACGGAGTTCAATCTATTTCAATTCCATCCGGGAAGG ATATGAAGCTTGGgtcatttataattttctttctctctgcTTGGCATGGGTTGGAGGTCCAGGAGCAGTTGTGCTCAGCTTGAGTGGTCGAGTTTTAAAGCCATCTTGGTATCTGATGACATGCTGCTTGCCTCCTATGCCTTTAGATGG GCGATTTATACGGAGATGCAAGCAAGGCTGTCTGCAGTTTGTCATCCTGAAGCCCATTTTAGTCGCTGTTACACTCGTATTATACGCCAAAGGAAAATATAAAGATGGGAATTTTAGTCCAAGTCAAGCATATCTATATCTTACTATCATCTATACAATCTCTTACACCGTGGCTCTGTATGCTTTGGTGTTGTTTTACATGGCATGCAGAGATCTCCTTCAGCCATTCAATCCAGTTCCAAAGTTTATCATCATAAAATCTGTGGTTTTCTTAACCTATTGGCAG GGTGTTCTGTTTTTTCTTGCCGCAAAATCTGGATTTATAAAGGATGCTGACGAAGCAGCTCAATTTCAGAACTTCATTATATGTGTTGAGATGCTTCTTGCTGCTCTAGGTCATCTTTATGCATTTCCATATAAGGAGTATGCTGGTGCAAATATTGGTATGTCTCGTGGTTTTACACGAAGCCTTGCACATGCCTTGATGTTGAATGACTTCTATCATGATACTGTTCACCAG TTTGCACCTACGTATCATGATTATGTACTGTACAACCATAATGATGGTGATGAGGGAACAAGGAAATACCGGTCGAGGACTTTTGTGCCAACTGGGCCCGAGATGGATGCTGCTAGAAGAAACAAACACATGATTGGAAACAAGCTAGAAGATATTCAGCTATCCAGTCTCCCATCATATGGTACAAGCGCTCCCCAAAACCCTAGCTCTGTACCAGATTCTACAAGCGGTGATCTTACAAAATCATCACTGCTTGTGGACCACTCAAATTCTTATTCAGCGCCATACGATATGTCACTTATTGACATGGATCTATCCAGTTACCCTTCAAAAGTTCCTGCAGCGAAAGATACTGAACCTAGGTGA
- the LOC105761154 gene encoding DEAD-box ATP-dependent RNA helicase 3, chloroplastic — MASIHQTPSLEVSSSAANTRKITPPTPSTSRFSLPFTFKSQFNALVVGGRPLLGGFNHSSVPRAVATPNSVLSEQAFEGLSLHQEDDDVYDSEGEVESGLESESTHDDELDLSKLGLPQRLVDSLLKRGITHLFPIQRAVLVPALQGRDIIARAKTGTGKTLAFGIPIIKQITEDEGQRTRRMSGRLPRVLVLAPTRELAKQVEKEIKESASYLNTVCVYGGVSYNLQRNALSRGVDVVVGTPGRIIDLIESKDLRLGEVEYLVLDEADQMLAVGFEEAVEEILENLPSKRQSMLFSATMPSWVKKLARKYLDNPLNIDLVGDRDEKLAEGIKLYAISATATSKRTILSDLITVYAKGGKTIVFTQTKRDADEVSMALTSSIASEALHGDISQHQRERTLNGFRQGKFTVLVATDVAARGLDIPNVDLVIHYELPNDAETFVHRSGRTGRAGKEGSAILMYTNSQRRTVKSLERDVGCRFEFISPPSMEEVLASSAEQIIATLNGVHPDSIKFFTPTAQRIIEEQGTSALAAAIAHLSGFSSPPSSRSLISHEQGYVTLQLTRDSTYSRRVLTARSVTGFLSDVYPAAADEVGKIHLIADERVQGAVFDLPEEIARELLNKETPPGNTITKITKLPPLQDDGPSSDFYGKFSSRDRFSSRDRFPRGGSKERRGGSRTPRGWGNGRDSDNEFQGGRSSWSRASKSSRDDWLIGSGSRSTRSPARDRNFGGSCFNCGRSGHRASDCPEKVDF; from the exons ATGGCCTCCATACACCAAACCCCATCACTGGAGGTCTCCTCTTCTGCCGCTAATACAAGAAAGATAACACCACCCACTCCTTCAACTTCTCGTTTCTCTTTGCCCTTTACTTTTAAGTCTCAGTTCAACGCCTTGGTAGTCGGTGGGAGGCCATTGCTTGGTGGGTTTAACCACTCTTCTGTTCCTCGTGCCGTTGCCACTCCCAATTCAGTTCTCAGCGAACAAGCCTTCGAAGGTCTTTCGCTTCACCAAGAAGACGACGACGTTTATGACTCCGAGGGTGAGGTTGAGAGTGGGCTCGAGTCTGAGTCTACCCACGACGATGAACTCGACCTTTCCAAGTTGGGTTTGCCTCAGCGACTCGTTGATTCACTTCTCAAACGTGGCATCACTCACCTTTTCCCCATTCAg AGAGCTGTATTGGTACCGGCACTGCAAGGTAGAGACATCATTGCTCGTGCAAAAACTGGAACTGGCAAGACATTAGCCTTTGGGATTcctataattaaacaaattactGAAGATGAAGGCCAACGCACAAGGAG GATGTCGGGTCGGCTGCCAAGAGTTTTGGTCTTGGCTCCGACTCGGGAGTTAGCCAAACAAGTGGAGAAAGAAATTAAGGAGTCGGCGTCTTATTTGAACACGGTTTGCGTGTATGGGGGGGTTTCTTATAATTTGCAGCGAAATGCTCTTTCCCGTGGGGTTGATGTAGTGGTCGGAACTCCTGGTCGAATCATTGATCTGATCGAAAGTAAAGACCTCAGATTGGGGGAAGTTGAATATCTGGTCCTTGATGAAGCTGATCAGATGCTTGCTGTTGGATTCGAGGAGGCTGTtgaagaaattttagaaaatctaCCATCAAAGAGACAGAGCATGCTCTTCTCTGCAACCATGCCTTCTTGGGTTAAAAAGTTGGCAAGAAAATACTTGGACAATCCTCTAAATATTGACTTG GTTGGAGACCGAGATGAAAAACTTGCTGAAGGGATCAAACTTTATGCAATATCagccactgcaacttcaaagcgGACCATTCTTAGTGATCTTATAACA GTTTATGCAAAGGGTGGGAAAACCATTGTCTTTACACAAACGAAACGAGATGCTGATGAAGTGTCTATGGCTTTAACAAGTAGCATAGCTTCTGAGGCATTGCATGGCGATATATCTCAACATCAGAGGGAGAGAACATTGAATGGATTTCGGCAAGGAAAATTCACTGTGCTTGTTGCCACTGATGTTGCGGCTCGTGGACTTGATATTCCAAATGTTGATCTA GTTATCCACTATGAGCTTCCCAATGATGCAGAGACTTTTGTGCATCGCTCTGGACGAACTGGACGAGCAGGGAAGGAAGGTTCTGCAATTTTAATGTATACTAACAGCCAAAGGAGAACCGTCAAATCTCTTGAACGTGATGTTGGATGTAGGTTTGAGTTCATTAGTCCTCCATCTATGGAAGAAGTTCTAGCGTCATCAGCTGAGCAAATTATTGCAACTCTAAATGGAGTTCATCCTGATTCTATAAAGTTCTTTACCCCAACTGCTCAAAGAATAATCGAAGAGCAAGGGACAAGTGCACTTGCTGCTGCGATAGCACACCTAAGTGGATTTTCCTCTCCTCCTTCATCCCGATCTCTTATTAGCCATGAACAG GGATATGTAACACTGCAATTGACAAGAGATTCCACTTATTCTAGAAGGGTCCTGACTGCTAGGTCCGTCACTGGGTTTCTTTCTGATGTGTACCCTGCGGCTGCCGATGAAGTTGGGAAAATACATCTAATTGCAGATGAGAGG GTTCAAGGAGCAGTATTTGATCTGCCTGAGGAGATTGCAAGAGAGTTGCTGAATAAGGAAACACCACCGGGAAACACCATCACAAAGATCACTAAG TTGCCTCCTCTGCAAGATGATGGCCCCTCAAGTGATTTTTACGGAAAATTTTCTAGCAGAGATCGCTTTTCTAGCAGGGACCGTTTTCCACGAGGCGGTTCTAAGGAACGGAGAGGAGGTTCGAGGACCCCCAGGGGTTGGGGTAATGGCCGAGATTCTGACAATGAGTTCCAAGGTGGAAGAAGTAGCTGGTCCCGGGCTTCGAAAAGCAGTAGGGATGACTGGCTAATTGGTAGTGGCAGCAGATCAACTAGGTCACCCGCCCGTGACAG AAACTTCGGAGGTTCATGTTTCAACTGTGGGAGATCTGGGCATAGAGCATCGGACTGCCCTGAAAAGGTAGACTTTTAG